A genomic region of Miscanthus floridulus cultivar M001 chromosome 3, ASM1932011v1, whole genome shotgun sequence contains the following coding sequences:
- the LOC136546993 gene encoding protein CYSTEINE-RICH TRANSMEMBRANE MODULE 9-like has translation MSYYNQQQAPVTAYPPAGQPYVQPPPMQATYVQPAPPPGYPGSYNSGMTNPPPLQVVAPQTQSRGDKAFWEGCCAALCCCCILDMCC, from the exons ATGAGCTACTACAACCAGCAGCAGGCGCCCGTGACAG CGTACCCGCCGGCGGGGCAGCCGTACGTGCAGCCGCCGCCGATGCAGGCGACCTACGTgcagccggcgccgccgccggggtACCCTGGCAGCTACAACAGTGGCATGACGAACCCTCCGCCACTTCAGGTGGTGGCGCCCCAGACGCAGAGCCGCGGCGACAAGGCCTTCTGGGAAGGATG CTGTGCAgccctctgctgctgctgcatcctGGACATGTGCTGCTAA